Sequence from the Streptomyces sp. R33 genome:
GGGTCGCCCGCGCCCTCGGCCTGACCGCATCCGGCACGCTGGTCGACGGCGAGACCCGCTGGAGCACCTCGGGCCGCTGACGGCGCGCGCCCAGGGGGACATGTGCGGCCGGTCGCGGGACGATGGACGCAGGAGCATGCGATGGCAGGGCCGCAGCTGCTGGAGGTGCCGGATGCTGACCACCCCTGTATGCCGACTTCTCGGTATCGACGCCCCGGTCGTCTGCGCGGCCTTCGGCCCCTGGGACGAGGTCGATCTCGCCGCGGCGGTGTGCCGGGCGGGCGGGCTGGGCAGTCTGGGCACCGCCGTACGGCCCCTGCCGGACCTGAAGGAGCAGTGGGCCCGACTGCGGCAGCTGACGGACCGGCCCTTCGCGATCAACCACACGACCCGCCCCCTCAACGAGGAGGCGTTCCAGGCCACGATCGAGGAGCGGCCGGCAGCGATCTCCTTCCACCTCGCGGTGGCGCCCGACCTGATCGCCCGGGCGCACGACGCCGGCATCCTCTGGATCCAGCTGGTCACGGACATCCGTCAGGCCGACGAGGCACTGCGGGCCGGAGCGGATGTGCTCGTCGCGCAGGGCGGCGAGGGCGGCGGACACGGCGGGGACGTCGGCACGATGGTGATGGTCCCGGACGTCGTGGACCTGGCGGACGACGTACCCGTCCTCGCGGCCGGTGGGATCGCCGACGGCCGCGGCCTGGCCGCGGCCCTGGTACTGGGCGCGCAGGGTGTGCTCATGGGGACGCGCTTCCTCGCATCGTCGGAGATGAACGTGTCGCAGGCGTGGAAGAGCCGGATCGTCGAGTCCGCCGCCGCGGACGCGGTGAAGGCCGTGGGCAGCGAGCGGATCCTGCCGCCGTTCAACCGCCCCGGCAGTGCCGGGGTACCGCGCTGCCTTCGCACTCCGCTGCTGGACGCCCTGCGCGAGCACCCCGAGCAGGTCGACCCCGAGGAGATCGTGCCCCGCGTGATGGCCGCGATCCGGTCCGGCGGCGGCGAGGAGTACCTGCCCTTCACCGGCCAGTCGGCCGCCCTCGTGCACGAGGTCCTGCCGGCCGGCGAGATCGTGCGCCGGACGGTACGGGAGGCCGAGGCGGCGCTGGCACAAGCGGCCTACGCCATCGGCCGGTGACGGTACTGCGGGGTCAGCCGCTTGAGTGTGGCGGGCGCGCCGCCTTGCGCACGGCCCCGATGTCGTCCGGTGGTCCGATGACGGGCGTCTGCTCGCGCGACTGCGCCTCACCGATGCCTGCGGGCGGCCCCTGTGCGCCCAGGTGCGGCCACCGCTCGTCGAATGGTCCGCCGCTCCGGTGGCGTGACCCGGCGGCGTGACCCGGCTGCGTGACCCGCGGCCTCGACGGATCAGGATTCGAGAAGCCCGGTCGCCGCGCCGCGGCTAGCGTGATGGTCATGGACATCACCATTCACACGACCGCCCTCCCGCACGACGACCCGGACGCCGCCGTCGCCTTCTACCGCGACGCCCTCGGCTTCGAGGTCCGCAGCGACGTCGGCCAGGGCAAGATGCGCTGGATCACGGTCGGCCCCGTCGACCAGCCCGGCACGTCCATCCTC
This genomic interval carries:
- a CDS encoding NAD(P)H-dependent flavin oxidoreductase, whose protein sequence is MLTTPVCRLLGIDAPVVCAAFGPWDEVDLAAAVCRAGGLGSLGTAVRPLPDLKEQWARLRQLTDRPFAINHTTRPLNEEAFQATIEERPAAISFHLAVAPDLIARAHDAGILWIQLVTDIRQADEALRAGADVLVAQGGEGGGHGGDVGTMVMVPDVVDLADDVPVLAAGGIADGRGLAAALVLGAQGVLMGTRFLASSEMNVSQAWKSRIVESAAADAVKAVGSERILPPFNRPGSAGVPRCLRTPLLDALREHPEQVDPEEIVPRVMAAIRSGGGEEYLPFTGQSAALVHEVLPAGEIVRRTVREAEAALAQAAYAIGR
- a CDS encoding DUF5990 family protein, with amino-acid sequence MWRARRLAHGPDVVRWSDDGRLLARLRLTDACGRPLCAQVRPPLVEWSAAPVA